In one window of Pseudorasbora parva isolate DD20220531a chromosome 7, ASM2467924v1, whole genome shotgun sequence DNA:
- the ephb6 gene encoding ephrin type-B receptor 5 codes for MEMWRIFLSVYLVVQHSSAEEVMLLDTTESTAELGWTTYPDTGWDEVSVLDDKGRLMRTFEVCNVNQNPRLQDNWLATPFLYRQSAPRIFVTLRFSVRDCASLRSPSPTCRETLTLYYKQADSQRELERTWAAEPTSGETREGWMKIDTIAADKSFSRVEPSLPHQYKSENARRINVKTRSFAPLTRKGFVLAVVDSGACVSLMGVSVFYRRCPASSRFLAFYPATPSGAEPTSLVPVTGTCVPHSQSQSGTAPRMHCNTEGEWLVPVGGCTCDAGYEPNHNGSACLACSIGSYKAVAGSFSCTECPANSRTSSEGSKLCECRSGYYRAPTDANTTACTSPPSAPVSLSWEYESSEGGVSLRWRPPTDMGGRGEVWYGVVCRICPSATSTPPSMCSWCGETVTFSPSQTGLKQTRVTLKNLLTRVTYLIQVQAINEVSALSPFPPQFASINFTTSQSVPSEVPMLHQLSRFQDSITLSWPQPDRPNGDILEYQLRYYDKGSDEDSAVSVFSETNTVTVGSLIPGSIYAFQIRARNERGYGPYSHTIYFSTLAMEEQSKQIQSRLPLMIGSVMGGAAFLLVVIAIIIVFVFRSKRRESPYSDRLQRYMSNRGGVKYYVDPSTYEDPSEAVKEFAREIDPAHLKIEEVIGAAQFGEVSRGRYRPLGRREVLVAVKTLRWGVTDREKNVFLSEAGVLGQFDHPNVLKLEGVITRSPPERIITEFMENGPLDAFLRENEDQFSVLQLVGMVRGVGAGMRYLSERNFVHRDLAARNVLVNSNLVCKVSDFGLSRLMRGLDHNMPTYTASLGSKIPVRWTAPEAFQHRKFSSASDVWSFGILMWEVMSYGERPYWDMSNQEVMKAVVDQYRLPAPNGCPPALHSLMLQCWQAERQDRPGFDSLLSSLDRLIRHPASLKAEHGRPTQPLLSPTPTDLSSVSTVGEWLTALKMDRYKDAFERAQYHSLERVSMLTMEDVQALGVNLLGHQRKIVNAAKQLRTHLTQGHVEV; via the exons TGGGATGAGGTGAGCGTGTTAGATGACAAGGGGAGACTCATGCGTACCTTTGAAGTCTGCAATGTCAATCAGAACCCTCGTCTCCAAGACAACTGGTTGGCCACACCCTTCCTGTACCGCCAGTCAGCTCCACGGATCTTTGTGACACTGCGTTTCTCGGTTCGTGACTGTGCCAGTCTACGCTCGCCCTCCCCGACATGCAGGGAGACACTGACACTGTACTACAAACAGGCTGACTCCCAGAGAGAGCTGGAGAGAACCTGGGCAGCTGAG CCTACCAGTGGAGAGACGAGAGAGGGCTGGATGAAGATCGACACCATCGCAGCAGACAAGAGTTTCAGCCGGGTTGAGCCAAGTCTACCTCACCAGTACAAATCTGAAAACGCACGACGCATCAACGTCAAAACCCGCAGCTTTGCTCCTCTCACACGTAAAGG GTTTGTGCTAGCAGTAGTAGACAGTGGAGCATGTGTATCACTCATGGGTGTTTCCGTATTTTATCGTCGCTGTCCAGCAAGCAGTCGTTTCCTGGCCTTCTACCCAGCCACACCCTCTGGGGCGGAGCCCACATCTCTAGTTCCGGTGACTGGCACTTGTGTACCccacagccaatcacagagTGGGACAGCACCAAGAATGCACTGTAACACAGAAGGAGAATGGCTGGTGCCTGTTGGAGGATGTACGTGTGATGCAGGATATGAGCCCAATCATAATGGCTCAGCATGTTTAG caTGCTCAATTGGTTCCTATAAAGCAGTGGCCGGCTCTTTTTCGTGCACAGAATGCCCAGCTAACAGCAGAACCAGTTCAGAAGGGTCTAAACTTTGCGAGTGTCGGAGTGGCTATTACCGCGCACCCACCGATGCCAACACCACCGCCTGCACAA GCCCTCCGTCAGCACCGGTGTCTCTATCATGGGAATATGAGAGTTCAGAGGGTGGGGTGTCGTTGCGCTGGAGACCTCCCACAGACATGGGGGGTCGAGGTGAAGTGTGGTATGGGGTGGTGTGCCGAATCTGCCCGTCTGCCACTAGTACACCACCCAGCATGTGCTCCTGGTGTGGAGAGACTGTCACTTTTTCCCCTTCACAAACTGGCTTAAAACAGACAAGGGTCACCCTCAAAAACCTGCTCACCAGAGTCACCTACCTCATACAG GTTCAAGCTATAAATGAAGTTTCAGCACTGAGCCCTTTTCCACCTCAATTCGCCAGCATCAACTTCACCACCAGCCAATCAG TGCCTTCTGAGGTTCCCATGCTGCACCAGTTGAGCAGATTTCAAGACTCCATCACGCTTTCCTGGCCTCAGCCTGACCGGCCAAATGGTGATATCCTGGAATACCAGCTACGATACTACGACAAG GGGTCTGATGAGGACAGCGCTGTGAGCGTCTTCAGTGAAACCAACACAGTGACAGTTGGAAGTCTGATTCCAGGCTCCATCTACGCCTTCCAGATCCGTGCTCGAAATGAGAGAGGCTACGGGCCCTACAGCCACACTATTTACTTCAGCACTTTAGCAATGG AGGAACAGTCAAAGCAGATTCAAAGTCGCCTTCCCCTTATGATCGGATCAGTAATGGGCGGAGCAGCATTTCTATTAGTTGTGATAGCGATCATCATCGTGTTTGTGTTTCGAAG TAAAAGGAGGGAGAGCCCTTATAGTGACAGACTTCAGAGATATATGAGTAACAGAG GTGGGGTTAAATATTACGTGGATCCCTCCACTTACGAAGACCCCAGTGAGGCAGTCAAAGAATTTGCACGAGAAATCGACCCTGCTCACCTTAAGATTGAAGAGGTCATTGGTGCTG CTCAGTTTGGGGAGGTGTCCCGTGGCCGGTACCGGCCACTTGGTCGTAGAGAGGTGCTGGTTGCGGTGAAGACTTTGCGTTGGGGAGTGACAGACCGTGAAAAGAATGTGTTTCTGAGTGAGGCAGGAGTCCTTGGCCAGTTTGACCACCCCAATGTGCTGAAACTAGAAGGCGTGATCACCCGCTCCCCTCCTGAACGTATTATCACAGAGTTTATGGAGAACGGCCCTCTGGATGCCTTTCTCAGG gaaaatgAGGATCAGTTCAGCGTGTTGCAGCTTGTAGGAATGGTGAGAGGTGTTGGAGCTGGAATGCGCTATCTTTCGGAGCGAAATTTCGTCCATCGTGACCTTGCTGCCCGGAATGTTCTGGTGAATTCAAACCTGGTTTGTAAGGTGTCTGACTTCGGCCTGTCACGTTTAATGAGGGGTCTGGACCACAACATGCCCACCTACACTGCTTCACTG GGGAGTAAGATCCCTGTGCGGTGGACAGCCCCTGAAGCTTTCCAGCATCGTAAATTCAGTTCAGCGAGTGATGTCTGGAGTTTTGGGATACTCATGTGGGAGGTCATGTCATATGGAGAACGTCCGTACTGGGACATGAGCAACCAAGAG GTGATGAAGGCAGTGGTGGATCAGTACCGTTTACCTGCTCCAAACGGTTGTCCCCCGGCTCTTCACTCTCTAATGCTGCAGTGCTGGCAGGCCGAAAGGCAGGACCGACCAGGCTTTGATTCTCTCCTGTCATCCCTTGATCGTCTCATTCGTCACCCTGCCTCTCTAAAAGCAGAACACGGCCG TCCCACCCAGCCACTCTTAAGCCCCACCCCTACTGACCTATCATCAGTGTCAACAGTCGGTGAATGGCTAACAGCTCTGAAGATGGACCGGTATAAAGATGCGTTTGAGAGAGCACAGTACCACAGTCTGGAAAGAGTGAGCATGCTCACAATGGA GGATGTTCAGGCTCTCGGAGTGAATCTGCTTGGTCATCAGCGGAAGATCGTAAATGCAGCTAAGCAGCTCAGGACACACCTCACTCAGGGACATGTGGAGGTCTAA